The following coding sequences are from one Nicotiana tabacum cultivar K326 chromosome 1, ASM71507v2, whole genome shotgun sequence window:
- the LOC107804893 gene encoding F-box/FBD/LRR-repeat protein At1g13570-like codes for MLEKVTVSINSRVLPDPPPGCSNFTKFFNYMPSLQELDLRGSVLEYLILGGLPKSPPTALNNVKSLSISSISFRNVEEVTCAVYLIKSCRKLEQLTIECESVDNIVEPVVQFLQAQSSSYGALKLQRVHMNMFIGVEMEMEFVKFILASAPILEEIFIWNFAYLLPRPGAQIMDEIKQFSRASPNVEEVEVEDCVRIEALEAMEVRDFDY; via the exons ATGCTTGAAAAAGTTACTGTGTCTATCAATTCACGAGTTTTGCCTGATCCACCTCCTGGTTGTTCCAATTTTACAAAGTTCTTCAATTACATGCCTTCCCTGCAGGAACTGGATCTACGTGGTTCTGTATTAGAG TACTTGATCCTGGGAGGTCTGCCAAAGAGTCCCCCAACTGCTCTGAACAATGTCAAATCTCTCAGTATTTCGAGCATCTCTTTCAGAAATGTTGAGGAGGTTACATGCGCTGTTTACTTGATTAAAAGCTGCCGTAAATTAGAACAGCTTACAATTGAATGT GAATCAGTGGACAATATTGTGGAACCTGTTGTACAATTCTTACAAGCCCAATCAAGCTCGTATGGTGCTCTGAAGTTGCAAAGAGTACATATGAATATGTTTATTGGTGTTGAGATGGAAATGGAATTTGTGAAGTTTATATTGGCATCTGCACCTATACTTGAGGAAATCTTCATTTGGAATTTTGCATATCTCCTTCCTCGGCCAGGTGCCCAAATTATGGATGAGATTAAACAATTCAGCCGAGCATCACCCAatgttgaagaagttgaagtaGAAGATTGTGTACGAATTGAAGCCCTAGAAGCCATGGAAGTGCGTGACTTTGATTATTGA